In one Yarrowia lipolytica chromosome 1A, complete sequence genomic region, the following are encoded:
- a CDS encoding uncharacterized protein (Compare to YALI0A09790g, similar to Saccharomyces cerevisiae TAP42 (YMR028W); ancestral locus Anc_2.581, similar to uniprot|Q04372 Saccharomyces cerevisiae YMR028w TAP42 component of the Tor signaling pathway) — protein sequence MSRTLKEEFQHSLDLIDTLKRSSHPFVSEEYQLQVKEVLESLDQCSKMISSLGIFSDNESWEDLKTNEIVYLTIPYHKALALERVRVQGAEDRKNLVYHQVKSYNDFLKSLDHYGLLPKTHASRLESFLAGQLTIENVASKVKELSDQLRPTDAAVFRAEKIAKHKAEKELEGKLNLLQKTEAKQKDPDAPNVDEDEVRDLRKEELKLYTLKSLNTLEMLSMEVQMLARAPSRPEPPIDLMRRAQAEQDQDGRERQIEDVTGYTDKLEKNPLTEAGRPILDSMGKINRPFKLVSTRQQLQSKVRGTGQYLPTMSVEDYLEEEKRRGGIIEGGGEIPSTEKSDNDMDDEAADRETMKAREWDEFVEANPKGSGNTMNMG from the coding sequence ATGTCTCGAACACTGAAGGAGGAATTCCAACACTCATTGGATCTAATCGATACCTTGAAACGATCCAGTCACCCATTTGTCTCCGAAGAGTACCAATTGCAAGTCAAGGAGGTGCTAGAATCACTGGATCAATGCTCTAAAATGATCTCGTCTTTGGGCATCTTCTCAGACAACGAGTCCTGGGAGGACCTAAAAACAAATGAAATCGTTTACCTGACAATCCCTTATCACAAGGCTCTGGCGCTGGAAcgggtacgagtacaaggtGCCGAAGATCGCAAAAATCTGGTGTACCACCAAGTCAAGAGTTACAATGACTTTCTCAAATCGCTCGACCATTACGGCCTGCTACCTAAAACACATGCCTCTCGTCTGGAGTCATTTCTGGCGGGCCAGCTAACCATCGAAAACGTCGCATCCAAGGTGAAGGAGCTCTCAGATCAACTGCGACCCACTGACGCCGCCGTTTTCCGAGCTGAGAAGATTGCCAAACacaaggccgagaaggaaCTGGAAGGAAAACTGAATTTGCTTCAGAAAACTGAGGCCAAGCAGAAAGATCCAGATGCGCCGAATGTCGACGAAGATGAAGTCAGAGACTTGAgaaaggaggagctgaagCTCTATACTCTGAAATCCTTGAATACACTTGAGATGCTCAGCATGGAGGTTCAAATGCTAGCAAGAGCACCCAGCAGGCCTGAGCCTCCCATCGATCTGATGAGACGTGCGCAGGCTGAACAGGATCAGGATGGGCGAGAGAGACAGATAGAGGACGTGACAGGCTACACTGACAAGCTTGAGAAGAATCCTCTCACTGAGGCAGGTCGACCTATTCTCGATTCAATGGGCAAAATAAACAGACCGTTTAAATTGGTGAGCACTCGTCAGCAGCTACAGAGCAAGGTGCGTGGAACAGGTCAATATCTCCCCACCATGTCTGTTGAGGATTAtctggaggaagagaaacgacgaggaggaatcatcgaaggaggaggagaaatTCCTTCTACTGAAAAGAGCGACAATGACATGGATGACGAAGCCGCAGACAGGGAAACAATGAAGGCACGGGAATGGGATGAGTTTGTGGAGGCGAACCCCAAGGGTAGTGGAAACACTATGAACATGGGATAG
- a CDS encoding uncharacterized protein (Compare to YALI0A09856g, similar to uniprot|P49095 Saccharomyces cerevisiae YMR189w GSD2 glycine decarboxylase P subunit, similar to Saccharomyces cerevisiae GCV2 (YMR189W); ancestral locus Anc_6.277), producing MLRTLNRTSRILRLSATKTRFGSTFSAATRPLDTYLRRHVGSESADVNKMLRALDYATAESAMDSFVSDVVPPNVLTKRPLAVKPTQGFSESELTSRLGEIASKNKVFKSYIGKGYVGTVVPPVIQRNVLENPLWYTSYTPYQPEISQGRLESLLNYQTVITELTGMAVANASLLDEGTAASEAVTMAFNAFKGKRGIFLVDKNVHPQTIAVVQSRSVALDVDVKVVDVSDLSNGKSESPIDQVCGVLVQYPTTDGSIVDYQKLSDTLKGEGNGSLLCVAADLLALTLLKPPSDFGADIVLGTSQRFGVPMGYGGPHAAYFAVADGQHRKMPGRLIGMSRDRLGGEAYRLALQTREQHIRREKATSNICTAQALLANMSAFYAIYHGPEGLRKIAERVNLLTSILATAVEAKGVKVENKHFFDTLTLQVQDANKVISAAEAKEINLYKLDDKTVSLTLDETVTHGDLVNLASVFGVSEADLESAADNVTNSIPSDMLRTDKYMQHDVFNKYHSETELLRYMKHLQSKDLSLADAMIPLGSCTMKLNATTQMAPITWPEFGQLHPFVPLNQAQGYKELLIELEDDLADITGFDRMSLQPNSGAQGEYTGLRVIRAYLESQGQGHRNICLIPVSAHGTNPASAVMSGMKVVAVKCKKDGELDLVDLAAKAEKHKDNLAAFMVTYPSTFGVFEPGVKEAIDIVHKNGGQVYMDGANMNAQIGLTSPGEMGADVCHLNLHKTFCIPHGGGGPGMGPIGVKSHLAPFLPAHPVVEMSEVTGLSTEKSIQPVSAAPFGSASILPISWAYIKLMGATGLLKATEIALLNANYMKKRLEPHYPILYTNNKDKCAHEFILDMRPFKASSGIEAIDIAKRLQDYSFHGPTMSWPVANTLMVEPTESESLAELDRFCDALISIRQEIKEIEDGKIPRENNVLKNSPHPQQDLLAETWDRPYTREQAAYPVASLREKKFWPSVARVDDTFGDLNLFCTCEPPALEE from the coding sequence ATGCTACGAACCCTCAACCGGACAAGTCGTATCTTGCGACTGTCGGCCACAAAAACCCGATTTGGATCCACATTTTCAGCAGCAACACGACCTCTGGACACTTATCTTCGACGACATGTTGGTAGCGAATCTGCAGATGTGAACAAGATGCTCCGAGCTCTAGATTACGCTACTGCCGAGTCAGCTATGGACAGCTTCGTGTCAGATGTCGTTCCCCCCAATGTTCTGACCAAGCGACCTCTTGCTGTCAAGCCCACACAAGGTTTCTCTGAATCTGAGCTGACCAGCCGGTTGGGAGAGATTGCTTCCAAAAACAAGGTCTTCAAGTCCTATATCGGAAAGGGCTATGTCGGAACTGTTGTTCCACCCGTCATCCAGCGAAATGTTCTCGAGAACCCCCTCTGGTACACCTCATACACACCCTACCAGCCTGAGATCAGTCAGGGTCGTCTGGAGTCACTCCTGAACTACCAGACCGTTATTACTGAGCTCACCGGAATGGCAGTTGCCAACGCTTCTCTTCTTGACGAGGGTACTGCGGCATCGGAGGCCGTTACAATGGCATTCAACGCTTTCAAGGGCAAGCGAGGCATTTTCCTTGTTGACAAGAACGTTCATCCCCAGACCATTGCTGTTGTCCAGTCTCGAAGTGTAGCTCTTGACGTCGACGTCAAGGTTGTCGACGTGTCTGATCTCTCCAACGGCAAGTCTGAGAGCCCTATTGACCAGGTCTGCGGTGTTCTAGTGCAATACCCAACCACGGACGGTTCCATTGTCGATTACCAGAAGCTCAGCGACACCCTCAAGGGTGAGGGCAACGGTAGCCTGCTGTGCGTTGCCGCTGACCTTCTGGCCCTCACCCTTCTCAAGCCTCCTTCCGATTTCGGTGCCGACATTGTTCTCGGTACCTCCCAGCGATTTGGTGTCCCCATGGGTTACGGTGGACCTCATGCTGCTTACTTTGCTGTTGCCGATGGCCAGCACCGAAAGATGCCAGGACGACTTATTGGCATGTCCCGTGATCGACTTGGCGGCGAGGCTTATCGACTGGCCCTCCAGACTCGTGAGCAACACATTCGAAGAGAGAAGGCGACCTCTAACATCTGCACAGCCCAGGCTCTCCTTGCCAACATGAGCGCATTCTACGCTATCTACCATGGACCTGAGGGCCTTCGGAAGATCGCCGAGCGTGTCAACCTGCTCACCTCCATCCTTGCCACTGCCGTTGAAGCCAAGGGCGTTAAGGTCGAGAACAAGCACTTCTTTGACACTCTCACCCTGCAGGTTCAGGATGCCAACAAGGTCATTTCTGCAgctgaggccaaggagatcaacCTTTACAAGCTTGACGATAAGACCGTTTCTCTGACTCTCGATGAGACCGTCACTCACGGTGATCTTGTCAACCTTGCATCGGTTTTTGGCGTTTCTGAGGCTGACTTggagtctgctgctgataATGTCACCAACAGTATTCCCTCTGATATGCTGCGAACTGATAAGTACATGCAGCACGATGTGTTCAACAAGTACCATTCAGAGACCGAGCTTCTTCGATATATGAAGCATCTTCAGTCAAAGGATCTGTCTCTCGCCGATGCTATGATTCCTCTGGGTAGTTGCACAATGAAGCTTAACGCCACCACTCAGATGGCACCCATCACCTGGCCTGAATTTGGCCAGCTTCATCCCTTTGTTCCTCTCAACCAGGCTCAGGGCTACAAGGAGCTTTTGATCGAGCTTGAGGATGATCTTGCGGACATTACCGGTTTCGATCGAATGTCTCTGCAGCCCAACTCTGGTGCTCAGGGTGAGTACACCGGCCTACGAGTCATCCGTGCCTACCTTGAGTCTCAGGGCCAGGGCCACCGAAACATCTGTCTGATCCCTGTCTCTGCTCACGGTACCAACCCAGCTTCTGCTGTGATGTCAGGCATGAAGGTTGTCGCTGTCAAGTGTAAGAAGGATGGTGagcttgatctcgtcgatCTTGCTGCCAAGGCTGAGAAGCATAAGGATAACCTGGCTGCGTTCATGGTCACTTATCCTTCCACTTTCGGTGTTTTCGAGCCTGGTGTCAAGGAGGCGATTGATATTGTTCACAAGAATGGCGGACAGGTATACATGGACGGTGCCAACATGAACGCTCAGATCGGTCTGACCTCCCCTGGTGAGATGGGTGCTGATGTGTGCCATCTCAACCTCCACAAGACCTTCTGCATCCCCCACGGCGGTGGTGGACCTGGCATGGGCCCTATTGGTGTCAAGTCTCACCTGGCTCCTTTCTTGCCTGCTCACCCCGTTGTTGAGATGAGCGAGGTTACAGGCCTTTCTACAGAGAAGTCAATTCAGCCTGTTTCTGCTGCACCCTTTGGATCTGCTTCTATCCTCCCCATCTCCTGGGCTTACATTAAGCTGATGGGTGCTACCGGACTGCTCAAGGCCACTGAAATCGCTCTCCTTAACGCCAACTACATGAAGAAGCGACTTGAGCCCCATTACCCTATTCtctacaccaacaacaaagACAAGTGCGCTCATGAGTTCATCCTTGACATGCGACCTTTCAAGGCATCGTCTGGAATCGAGGCTATTGATATTGCTAAGCGTCTCCAGGATTACTCTTTCCACGGTCCCACCATGTCCTGGCCTGTTGCCAACACTCTTATGGTCGAGCCCactgagtctgagtctcTAGCAGAGCTTGACCGATTCTGTGATGCTCTGATTTCCATCCGAcaggagatcaaggagattgaggacgGCAAGATTCCCCGGGAGAACAACGTCCTCAAGAACTCCCCCCATCCTCAACAGGACCTTTTGGCCGAGACTTGGGATCGACCCTACACCAGAGAGCAGGCTGCTTATCCCGTAGCTAGCCTTCGAGAGAAGAAGTTCTGGCCGTCAGTTGCTAGAGTAGATGATACCTTTGGTGATCTCAACTTGTTCTGCACCTGTGAACCTCCCGCTCTCGAGGAGTAG
- a CDS encoding uncharacterized protein (Compare to YALI0A09812g, similar to uniprot|Q04371 Saccharomyces cerevisiae YMR027w HRT2 high level expression reduced Ty3 transposition, similar to Saccharomyces cerevisiae YMR027W; ancestral locus Anc_2.578), translating into MSTVSTTDFKHPQVYLNNDKNSFAYTSSRDRWPHILTGVIDDVHKTIAETPEGEKRDELKKVLEQITALKHDVEHDKPLKELPNVADDIPVYNRLLKENPTSWLQGGWVFVECYLYRELQVYFDQTKNWKTYDIFSSQKEDAFKASSAGVSELATRYKALAEQLNGVSDEATLKELFKEFSDISLWGNATDLSLLTTMSLEEIKNLQGADVRKKNEEKILVNHIEKAWDVLYADSKQNDGSRVDIILDNAGFELYADLSLVLFLLDSKLAKNVILHPKNIPWFVSDVLPIDLVKTINYLKDSSFFPEGREQIDYFVSKLQGYLDDGSLSVRTSAFWTTPHFFWDIYPQGIDGGSQVWEDIKDSALVILKGDLNYRKLTCDAEWPRDTSFHTALGPLGVHDVHILSFRTCKADVVVGLKPGQDKQLEKEWVEQGNSNPLSWCWSGKYAVIEFNDGKKQ; encoded by the coding sequence atgtCTACTGTCTCCACTACCGATTTCAAGCACCCTCAGGTCTACCTGaacaacgacaagaacTCCTTTGCATACACCTCTTCTCGGGATCGATGGCCTCACATCCTCACTGGTGTCATTGACGATGTTCACAAGACCATTGCCGAGACCCCCGAGGGAGAGAAGCGAgatgagctcaagaaggtcCTCGAGCAAATCACCGCTCTCAAGCACGATGTTGAGCACGACAAGCCCCTGAAGGAGCTTCCCAACGTTGCCGACGACATCCCCGTTTACAACCGTCTGCTTAAGGAGAACCCTACTTCCTGGCTTCAGGGCGGATGGGTCTTTGTTGAGTGCTACCTCTACCGAGAGCTCCAGGTCTACTTTGATCAGACCAAGAACTGGAAGACTTACGACATCTTCAGCAGTCAGAAGGAGGATGCTTTCAAggcctcttctgctggtgTCTCCGAGCTCGCTACGCGGTACAAGGCCCTTGCTGAGCAGCTTAACGGCGTCTCTGACGAGGCCACCCTCAAGGAGCTCTTCAAGGAGTTCTCTGATATCTCTCTCTGGGGTAACGCTACTGATCTTTCTCTGCTGACAACCATGTCTCTTGAGGAAATCAAGAACCTCCAGGGAGCTGATGTccgaaagaagaacgaggagaagattcTCGTCAACCACATTGAGAAGGCTTGGGACGTTCTGTACGCTGACTCTAAGCAGAACGATGGCTCTCGAGTAGACATTATTCTCGATAACGCCGGCTTTGAGCTTTATGCCGACCTGTCTCTTGTCCTCTTCCTGCTTGACTCGAAGCTTGCCAAGAACGTCATTCTCCACCCTAAGAATATCCCCTGGTTCGTTTCTGATGTTCTTCCCATCGATCTTGTGAAGACCATCAACTACCTCAaggactcctccttcttccccGAAGGCCGAGAGCAGATTGACTACTTTGTCTCTAAGCTTCAGGGATACCTTGATGATGGCTCTCTGTCTGTCAGAACCTCAGCCTTCTGGACCACCCcccacttcttctgggATATCTATCCTCAGGGTATCGATGGTGGCTCCCAGGTCTGGGAGGACATCAAGGATTCCGCTCTGGTTATCCTCAAGGGTGATCTCAACTACCGAAAGCTCACTTGTGATGCTGAGTGGCCTCGAGACACGTCTTTCCACACCGCACTCGGTCCCCTTGGAGTCCACGATGTTCATATTCTGTCTTTCCGAACTTGCAAGGCagatgttgttgttggcctCAAGCCTGGTCAGGATaagcagctcgagaaggagtgggTCGAGCAGGGCAACTCCAACCCTCTGTCTTGGTGCTGGTCTGGCAAGTACGCCGTCATCGAATTCAACGACGGTAAGAAGCAGTAA
- a CDS encoding uncharacterized protein (Compare to YALI0A09845g, gnl|GLV|YALI0A09845g [Yarrowia lipolytica] similar to uniprot|P53633 Saccharomyces cerevisiae YNL044W YIP3 Prenylated Rab acceptor 1 interacts with YPT proteins, similar to Saccharomyces cerevisiae YIP3 (YNL044W); ancestral locus Anc_2.269), translating into MDAITSMGSSSLSGLSERFNLERLRTEGANLQNRFANLKSPTDFFDFRRISKPPTWGEAQARINFNLGYFSTNYAIIFGLLSLYSLLTNWLLLFVIGFVFLGLYGISFLGGSDLNLGFTTLTSSQLYTGLMIVAIPLGFFASPISTVLWIVGSSGFLILGHAALLEKPIESAFEETV; encoded by the exons atggaCGCTATCACATCTATGGGATCCAGCTCA CTGTCTGGCCTGTCTGAACGGTTCAACCTCGAGCGACTAAGA ACTGAGGGCGCGAATCTCCAGAACCGATTTGCCAATCTCAAGTCCCCCACCGACTTCTTCGATTTCCGACGAATTTCCAAGCCCCCGACCTGGGGCGAAGCTCAAGCTCGAATCAACTTCAACCTGGGATACTTCAGCACCAACTATGCCATCATTTTCGGTCTCCTTTCTCTCTATTCTCTCCTCACCAactggctgctgctgtttgttATCGGTTTTGTTTTCCTTGGTCTGTACGGAATTTCGTTTCTTGGAGGATCTGACCTCAACCTTGGCTTCACGACTCTTACTTCCTCCCAGCTTTACACTGGTCTCATGATTGTCGCCATTCCCCTTGGATTCTTCGCCTCTCCTATCAGCACTGTGCTTTGGATTGTTGGCTCTTCTGGTTTCCTCATCCTTGGCCATGCTGCCCTGCTCGAGAAGCCCATCGAGTCAGCCTTTGAGGAGACCGTCTAA
- a CDS encoding uncharacterized protein (Compare to YALI0A09878g, weakly similar to uniprot|Q04740 Saccharomyces cerevisiae YMR234w RNH1 ribonuclease H) gives MRQSPWILLQQYRLLTVLKMTKKNGPKQAFYAVQKGRKPGIYTSWSEVSPLVDGFSGSAYQKFTNRPAAEAFLRQNGYGIRSSTSSSKVTKPGTIAASAQRLSDTSVPVQTAYVGGITAIVLGGADHPIPVYTDGASRNNQSSNAKAGYGIFFGNGSEDNVSKPLAGMQQTNQRAELTAIYEACKIIKDRNDRRYYDIRTDSQYSISCLKEWGMNWERNGWKNSKGADVSNQDIIKPARNLLISLGDRVRLTKVKGHSSDPGNDAADALAVRGAEM, from the coding sequence ATGCGACAAAGTCCTTGGATATTATTGCAGCAATACAGACTACTCACAGTATTGAAAatgaccaaaaaaaacggaCCAAAGCAGGCGTTTTATGCTGTCCAGAAAGGACGGAAACCTGGTATCTACACAAGCTGGAGTGAAGTGAGCCCTTTGGTTGATGGGTTCTCTGGAAGCGCGTATCAGAAATTCACCAATAGACCTGCAGCGGAAGCATTTCTCAGACAAAACGGATATGGGATAAGAAGTTCAACATCATCGTCAAAGGTCACGAAGCCTGGCACGATAGCAGCCAGCGCCCAGAGGCTGTCAGACACTTCTGTGCCAGTACAAACAGCGTATGTGGGTGGAATAACAGCGATTGTTCTGGGAGGTGCCGACCACCCCATACCTGTTTACACTGATGGAGCATCGCGCAACAATCAGTCCTCGAACGCAAAAGCTGGATACGGAATTTTCTTCGGTAACGGCAGCGAAGATAATGTCAGCAAGCCATTGGCAGGGATGCAGCAAACCAATCAGCGGGCAGAGTTGACTGCAATTTATGAAGCGTGTAAGATCATCAAGGATCGTAACGACCGACGCTACTACGACATTCGGACTGATTCCCAATATTCTATCTCTTGCTTGAAGGAGTGGGGTATGAACTGGGAGAGAAATGGTTGGAAAAATAGCAAAGGCGCTGATGTCAGCAATCAAGATATTATCAAGCCAGCTAGGAATCTCTTGATATCTCTGGGCGACAGAGTTCGGCTTACGAAGGTCAAAGGCCATTCAAGTGACCCTGGAAAtgatgctgctgatgctCTGGCAGTAAGAGGTGCAGAAATGTGA
- a CDS encoding uncharacterized protein (Compare to YALI0A09768g, similar to Saccharomyces cerevisiae THI4 (YGR144W); ancestral locus Anc_5.141, highly similar to uniprot|P23618 Fusarium oxysporum Thiazole biosynthetic enzyme mitochondrial precursor (Stress- inducible protein sti35)): MAPPPAVVAHPLSSQATGLDMVHEFNQKLTKSDEHTWESFKFAPIRESTVSRAMTRRYFEDLDKYAESDVVIIGAGSCGLSAAYVLAKSRPDLKIAIVEAGVAPGGGAWLGGQLFSAMVMRKPAEQFLEEIGVPYEDEGDYVVVKHAALFTSTLMSQVLKFPNVKLFNATAVEDLITRKDAQGNLRIAGVVTNWTLVSMHHDDQSCMDPNTINAPIIISTTGHDGPFGAFSVKRLVSMNAIEKLGGMRGLDMGLAEDAIVKRTREIVPGLVVGGMELSEVDGANRMGPTFGAMALSGVKAAETVLEVFDTRKKQNQE; encoded by the coding sequence ATGGCCCCACCTCCTGCTGTCGTTGCCCACCCCCTCTCCTCTCAGGCTACTGGTCTTGATATGGTCCATGAGTTCAACCAGAAGCTCACTAAGTCTGATGAGCACACTTGGGAGTCTTTCAAGTTCGCCCCCATCCGTGAGTCCACTGTCTCTCGAGCTATGACTCGACGATACTTTGAGGATCTTGACAAGTACGCTGAGTCTGATGTTGTTATCATTGGAGCTGGCTCCTGTGGTCTCTCTGCTGCCTATGTTCTTGCCAAGAGCCGACCCGACCTCAAGATTGCCATCGTTGAGGCTGGTGTTGCTCCCGGAGGAGGTGCTTGGCTTGGAGGAcagctcttctctgccATGGTTATGCGAAAGCCTGCCGAGCAGTTCCTTGAAGAGATCGGTGTCCCTTACGAAGATGAGGGAGACTACGTCGTTGTTAAGCACGCTGCCCTTTTCACCTCTACTCTCATGAGCCAGGTGCTCAAGTTCCCCAATGTTAAGCTCTTCAACGCTACTGCCGTTGAGGACCTCATTACCCGAAAGGATGCCCAGGGCAACCTTCGAATTGCAGGTGTCGTCACCAACTGGACCCTAGTTTCCATGCACCATGATGACCAGTCCTGTATGGACCCCAACACCATCAATGCTCCtatcatcatctccaccactgGTCATGACGGCCCATTCGGTGCCTTCTCTGTCAAGCGACTTGTCTCCATGAACGCCATTGAGAAGCTAGGTGGCATGCGAGGTCTTGACATGGGCCTTGCTGAGGATGCTATTGTTAAGCGAACCCGAGAGATCGTCCCCGGCCTGGTTGTCGGTGGTATGGAGCTGTCTGAGGTTGACGGTGCCAACCGAATGGGTCCCACTTTCGGTGCTATGGCCCTCAGTGGAGtcaaggctgctgagaCTGTTCTTGAGGTGTTTGATActcgaaagaagcagaaCCAGGAGTAA
- a CDS encoding uncharacterized protein (Compare to YALI0A09834g, similar to uniprot|P35728 Saccharomyces cerevisiae YKL059c, similar to Saccharomyces cerevisiae MPE1 (YKL059C); ancestral locus Anc_2.579), with the protein MSFVYYKFKSQKEPSKVVFDGTSISVFDLKREIITSNKLDKSADQFDLAIVNPDTKDEYRDDNELIARSSSVLARRLPSRPGKGEAARYVNGAPPVTRYRRDDQEVVQPTSATPGSTGTGGAEDDLINAMFAAQGEQWKETQKQMAYQTPVYNRPSSSGKPLSANSNNPQAAAAQAQYGDTPPEGYMCHKCGKKDHFIWNCPTNNDPNWEGMRMRRTTGIPKSFLKTIAKPNLNEDDLDGKSAVLINEDGEYVVQVADQKSWEKQKARARHAVEDTKAKRKADIDPELVCPLSKKLFDHPVTTPCCKTTYSEDAIQQALLDGDFVCPKCGAEEILLDQLHPDKEMEKRVKEHIKKEQKKEEPDAKRTKTEDGSAVSQAGSSAPPNAPTGPAGMPQMPFIPPQMMPFFMKQMEQMRKMGMPVPPMPNMPMGGASGGQTFVANPNGVTNGQFMDKGARRQQMNQKRRYDDRR; encoded by the coding sequence ATGTCATTTGTATACTACAAATTCAAGTCGCAGAAGGAGCCGTCCAAGGTCGTATTTGACGGCACATCCATCTCTGTGTTTGATCTGAAGCGTGAAATTATCACTTCTAACAAGCTGGACAAATCTGCGGATCAGTTTGATCTAGCTATTGTCAATCCCGATACGAAGGATGAATACAGAGACGACAACGAGCTGATTGCCAGATCTTCTTCCGTACTGGCACGACGACTGCCCTCTCGACCAGGCAAGGGCGAGGCCGCTAGGTACGTCAACGGAGCGCCTCCAGTCACACGCTACAGACGAGACGATCAAGAAGTAGTGCAACCAACATCAGCAACACCAGGATCTACTGGCACTGGAGGAGCCGAAGATGATCTCATCAATGCTATGTTTGCTGCTCAGGGAGAACAGTGGAAGGAAACACAGAAGCAAATGGCCTACCAAACCCCTGTCTACAACCGaccctcttcttctggaaaGCCTCTTTCtgccaactccaacaacccccaggcagcagctgctcagGCCCAGTATGGAGATACTCCGCCGGAAGGATACATGTGCCATAAGTGCGGTAAGAAGGACCATTTCATTTGGAACTGCCCCACCAACAACGATCCCAACTGGGAGGGAATGCGAATGCGGCGAACCACCGGTATTCCCAAGTCATTTCTCAAGACTATTGCTAAGCCCAACCTCAACGAGGACGATCTTGATGGTAAGTCTGCTGTCTTGATCAATGAGGATGGCGAATATGTGGTGCAGGTAGCAGATCAGAAGTCATGGGAAAAGCAAAAGGCTCGTGCTCGACATGCAGTTGAAGATACCAAGGCTAAACGAAAGGCTGATATCGATCCCGAACTGGTATGCCCTCTAAGCAAGAAACTGTTTGACCACCCGGTCACAACTCCTTGCTGCAAGACCACGTACTCAGAAGATGCCATTCAACAGGCACTGTTGGATGGTGACTTTGTTTGCCCCAAGTGTGGTGCTGAGGAAATTCTGTTGGACCAGCTTCACCCCGACAAGGAAATGGAGAAGAGAGTGAAAGAGCATATTAAGAAAGAGcaaaagaaggaagagcCCGATGCAAAGCGAACCAAAACCGAGGATGGTTCTGCTGTTTCCCAGGCTGGTTCCTCGGCTCCTCCCAATGCACCAACAGGACCCGCAGGAATGCCCCAGATGCCTTTCATCCCTCCACAGATGATGCCATTCTTCATGAAGCAGATGGAGCAGATGCGAAAGATGGGTATGCCTGTGCCACCAATGCCCAATATGCCCATGGGTGGTGCTTCTGGCGGCCAGACGTTTGTGGCTAACCCCAATGGAGTCACCAATGGCCAGTTCATGGACAAGGGTGCGAGACGACAGCAGATGAACCAGAAGAGAAGATACGATGACCGTCGATGA